A genome region from Gadus chalcogrammus isolate NIFS_2021 chromosome 7, NIFS_Gcha_1.0, whole genome shotgun sequence includes the following:
- the LOC130386186 gene encoding 28S ribosomal protein S17, mitochondrial-like, giving the protein MSAKQASVHAKWIIGRVIGTKMLKTAKVRVTRLVLDPYLLKYYNKRKTYFAHDAIQQCTMGDVVLLKALPEPRSKHVKHELVEIVYKVGRVVDPFTGLKVEGTQFLEPFADLADDLDKKMSLSDQIPEGDSSASSSTASSLEPRTP; this is encoded by the exons ATGTCGGCCAAGCAGGCATCAGTCCATGCCAAGTGGATCATCGGCAGAGTGATCGGGACCAAGATGCTGAAGACGGCCAAGGTCCGAGTAACAAGACTGGTGCTGGACCCCTACCTCCTCAAG TACTACAACAAGAGGAAGACCTACTTTGCTCATGATGCAATACAGCAATGCACCATGGGAGATGTTGTTCTTCTCAAGGCCTTACCGGAACCACGGTCCAAACATGTGAAACATGAACTGGTCGAGATTGTGTATAAAGTAGGCAGGGTTGTTGACCCATTTACTGGACTGAAAGTCGAAGGAACTCAGTTTCTGGAGCCTTTTGCTGACCTAGCAGACGACCTGGATAAGAAGATGTCATTATCAGATCAAATACCAGAAGGGGACTCTTCTGCCTCATCCAGTACAGCCTCATCCCTGGAGCCACGAACACCTTGA